The DNA window TCAACtgtgctgctgccatcaaagtTTCTGAAAAACATAAGTATAAAAAGTCTAAAACAACAAGTATAAATAAGgatttgtaaataaatgtacAAGTAGAGATGTTGCATGAAAATCTGcctgcaatattttttcatggtacaatgttgctgttctTACCTGCCAGTGACAAACGAACTGATGAATGCTGACATGAAGGactgacacacaaactcacacacagagTGGCCCCTCCTCTATGACACGGCTCAGCTGTGGGTGGGTCAAAGTACTTCTTTCATTTCAATTCCAAAAAGTCCCGTTCTGCTGTGGGTTCATACTAGCTGTCTGTCATCCTGGTAACAGGGTAAGCCTTGTCACTGTGAAACCTCAAACACctagttaaaaatgtaataaagtaAATATTTGTCAAATACAGAcagcttttatttcattatatagTGACATGTAAATGGTTTAAAGCAGCTccacatttttaacatttgtatCTGTGAGTGTATGTTCAGACATTCAGACTGCAGACATTTCTGCATGTCTTGATCACATTAAAAGATCTGTCTTAAAAAGATTGTTGCACATACTTCCTATTGTTTTAGGTAAAAACATCTTCAGCAAATACAGTTTGAATACTCACTGTCACTAATGAGCATTGAGAATCAGAGTAACGTGAAGATCAACAACTGCTTTTCACAGGGACAGTATCAGATATAAGGATAaggataactctttattgtcatcgCACAGTTATAATTTGTACAATAGTACAGCAAAAGTGGAAACTGTCCCACGTCGGCACTAAGcaactaaacacaacacaacacaggagAGTATttattggatttttaaaaagtgagaaaTGGTATGAACACAAAAGGTATGAAATTCTTATTGTTAATGTATCTTTATTTCAGACATATACAGCAAACCAATAGATACAAGAACACATGCttgcatttacatgtacaaatacatatgtaaatacacacatgtatgtgctcagacaaaacaacaacaaaaaagaaactaaataaaatagaGTCTAAATGACATGAAATTACAATTATTAAGTCTGAAATGGAGTAGGAAGAAATATGTACATACTCATTAATCCCTATCCCATGCACAACATTCTGTTAAATCCCACTATTCATTGTTTAATTGCTTTAAGAGTCTTTGGATTTAATTTTCCCCTCAATTCATCTTCTGTACATTTCCTGGTAACATATTGTATCTGGCTttgtacatatttttttttgcagttttatattttataaaatcCATAAACTTCTGAATTTTTAATTTCAAGAACAAATTCAAGAAAAGTTAGGAAGCAAAGTAAGACTGTCATCATCTCCATTGTAAGTGGGCGGGGGAGGAAGCTACAGTTAGTACAAGAAGCATCAGCTctgatttattttaactttaggGCTTGACGAAGAAAGCTCAAGAAAAAAATCTTCACATGATACAGATacatacaaattacatacaaatgtataatgtttaaatatatattcGAACATTAATGAATTATTGGTCAATATCAGTAAAGCAAAAGACATTCTCTGTTTACTGCAACATTGTGTCACATTAATTTAGCAAAGTTCCAAATGAATAACTTCATGGAGATATAAGCTCCTTGTCGCACCCAGCTCTCTATTTTTGCAGCAAACTCATCTTCTTGTTTATTAAAGTTCTTAAATTCTTCAACATGTGCGAACAGATGTTAACGGTTTCCTTCAGTGGTTTGGAATCAGGCAATGATCTCTTCACCATTTCCAGCTGATGAGCGTATTTCTCCAACATTAGCATTTACCAGTGGCTCCTTCTTATTCAGTGAACTTGAGAGATCAAACAGTTTTGTGATTGTTTCCTTTCTATACTTGTTTTCTGCctgacggggggggggggggggggggggggggggggaatagcACATTTAAATTTACTAGATTATTCTGCATCCTGTACACTGCAGTTACTATACTCTCAGTATATCACTATAGACAGTTCAATGTAAAATGCACTCATTAAGTAAATACACAGCAGATTTTACAAACTAACTTGGAGCCTAAGCAACCCACCTTCCAtctttctgcttcttttatcGCCATCTTCATGTACTCAAGCATCTATAGTTCATtgcaaataaaggaaaaaaaataacagcagtTAATGAGCTTGTAACATGTACAAAGAAACGTGTAATTGTTGTATCATAAAAGGGAATTCAGCAAGAATGAATTCACCAGTTGGTCCTCGGGATACAGGGAAGTTGAGACTGAAATGAGGCACAGCAGAGAGAAGATGAGAAATAAGCCTCTGGCACCAGCCGGTCCCCTGGTTCTGGAAAAATCTGCTGCTGCCATCGCTTGTAAAAGTGGAACAAGTGCTCAAATTGAGAAAAAGTtgataaaacaaagaaatttgGAACAATAGattgttaaaaatgtaatatatatatattttttacctGCTGTGTGAATCTAGGAAAAGCTGCTGCCGTACAGGCAAAGACTGAAAACGTAATGAGATAACATGCTGCAAATGCTTTGTATACGATGTGACTTAACTCAGCCCACGTCTCACGTGTGAGCAGccctttcacttttgttttcaacaaagcttttgtgtttgtctcGTCTGCTTTATAGGAATAGAAGCCCATCATTTATTGTTATGACATACCATGACAAAACACGTTTTTCCATTGAGCTTTTAGGATGACACTTCATAATACTTATCATAAGTGGATTGtgaattattttatatatttttattagtgtTTAATAAGTACTAGAAAAGTTTGGATTATATTTACTTATTTGAGTCGTttcctttaattaaaaaatttaaTTCAGTGTAACTCTCGACCTGCCATACTAGTTACATACTTTTAATTCTTTCAGTTTTGGGGAAGAAATAAAGTAATATTTACTATGTTTTTATAAAGCATAGAAGATGTAGaaagagtaaaaaagaaaagcacacaaaGAGCAGTTAGTGTGATATAATTTATTTAATCTAGGACAAGTATTCAGGGCTAAccttcattgttgttgttgagtaTTCAAAGTTAAATAGAAGATCTATATTAACCAACAGAAGACACAAATAAAAGGGAACACAGTAAGATAACAATATTTGAATAcaagtttctgttttgttttttatcaaaaGTTAGTAAAAACTACTTTTTTCTAAGTTTGAGTTTAATAAAACCATGATTATCAGTctattatgcaaaatgcaataaAAGCTGCTTCCCAGTGAGAACAGCATAAACAACATACAGCTGTCATTTCTCTTACAGAAAACCATCATATTTAATGATGAGATTTATCAttattttatgatttattttgtattattatttattatatagaAACTTTTAAAGTTTATTCTGTTGAGTTTTAGGAGGATTTTCATGTTTTCCTCTTATTTCCCCATTTTTCTTCGTCCTCTCTGTCTGATGGGATGATGGTTCTCTTGTAGAAGCGTCTCAAACTATTTACTACGTCCATCATTGCAGGAAAATCCTCAAAAAATGACGATGTCCGTATTAGTTCTTCCAAAGACTGAAGAAACTGTAGTTTTTCATCAAGTTCACTTGCTTGTTTCTTCTTGTATTCTGCctgaagaagaaaacaacatttatttttagaaaaagTCAAATTTACTTCTACAGTCAGACTGATTTGCAGTTGTCTTAGTGTGCACTGATATGACTCATACGCAGTTGTTTTTTCCTGCATGACCAAATTTGACTGATAACATGCAATCAACATCAACCCGACTGACCCATCGTCCTTCTGGCTGCTTTGGCTTTTTCTGATTTTCTAAGTTGTTCTGAGAAACTTCTcagaatattttgaaatgtgcaaaaacagGATGTGTCAGTTGCTTAAGCACTACATATTAACAACTCTACATAGAGAGAAAAACACCCAAACTTTGATATGCTTATAATGACTTAAATAGTGTCTGTAGTTTTACATTTGCAAATAAATGTTTCATAGAAGTACCTTCAGCAACAATTAATTCAGCAGTGACTTTGTTCTTACTTTCATCAGTGAATTTGTGACATAAACCAGGGACAGCAGAAAGATGAGgattaaaatgttgctgtttctgacACCAGCCAGTCCTCTGCTTCTGAacgctgctgctgccatcactgtggaaataaaaacaacatttgaGCTTAAGAGAAAATGATGGAAgataaaacaaatgaataaataaataatcaaatcTATGTTTCCTCTTGTTatgttaataaaatatttaaaaaaaaatcttgggtATAAACCATCCTACGGTGTAGTTTTGCTGATCTTACCTGCCTGGGGAAGAGACAAACAACTGTTTCACAGACTGAAAACACAAGGGAATCGCATGCTACAAATACTTAATGTTCTCCTGATGTGACTTCCCTCTGATCTGTGAGCTGCTCTTTCACTTTATTTCACAGTTGTGATATGATCTATGTGGCGGGGGTGTGGTCTCCGGCCTGCTGCAGCAGAGGGGTGTTACAGTGAGCTCTCAGGGAGGTGTGGCTGAGAGGGTGGGTGGGACTGCTTAAGGTGATCATCTTCTTCTCTGTATTTTTAAATAGTGATGACGGGGACAGAGATGGGAAGAACGTTCCGGCCGGAACGTCAGAACACAGTTGCTTTTATATACCAAGTTTATATGCTGCTTATTTAGCATTTAACCTTCTGTTAGTTTGAGCCAGCCCGCCGATATCATCCAATTAATAAGGTGGGCAGTTTTAGTGTCGGATGAGCGGCAAGCTTCTTCTTCTATACTCTGGGACAATTTGGCCTTAAGTGGTGTTCTGGCCGACACACCGGGGGGGCTGTAGTGCTAAAGAGTGAATCAGTGCCACAACCATGTGTATTCCTGATATCTCCACTCCAATGAGAGAATGAGAAAGAGgtggaaacacacacagcaaatcTGATTAATTAAATGGGGCAAGCAAACCTAAACATAGAacactaccaaaataaaacgggacagaaaaactaaatgaaaaaagtccaaactcaaaacactgggacaGCAACCCAGGTACCAAGACAGTTACAGAATTTCCATTTTTGGCAGTGAGCAAACACTGGACAACAATCAGCCAGCTGATTATAGGGAGTAAAGAAAATCCctataaacaggaagaaaagaggaaaatacAATTATTGATTACATTGCAAGTGATACAGCTTGGAGCATGAGAAACTGTTGTCTTTCTTGTTTCACTCTGACGTCCCATGAAAATGCTTTTTGATATGACATTTATAAGAACAAGGCTTTGTAAAGCTGATGTTTCATGGCCATCGTAACACCCAGTGACACGTTAGACATGCATTTCGGGCGTATGACAGATCCAAACTGTACAAACATGTGAGTCACATCAAATTCCAAGCAAGTCGTTGTACTTAATATTGAGAGCAAACGAATTTAATAAATATTGAGGTTTTGAGTTTCACACCATGCACAGTTAACTTTTTTTCTAATGAACAGTATACTGTTCATTAGatttataatatattataaacATGTACATTAAacatatttaacaaacaagatttcttgttttctttctcattaTGTTTCTAAAACTAAGCTAAAAGTTCATTTATTCCTGTGTAAATAAATCTATAAAACGGTGACTGGAGGATGTAAATCTTTTCACAATACAAAGTGAGAAGTGAAACCtagttttttttgcactttaaaGGTCTGTgaactaaaatgtaaaatttatacAAACTATAAAGTAAATTTTCAGTGTAATTCGATTTTAAATTCGGCTCCAGTTTTTGTTTCATAATTAATTCTAAATTCTAACATGTTACATTTCATCCTAACAGACCTACATAATTTGTCTCATTTTAAGGGGATTATTACTTTCTTTAATATTGTATTTTATATGctgattgtttttctgtttgtttcacaTCTGTTGTCAGTTTTTTATGTTACCACACCTGAAATTATTTCTTCTTCTCCACCCGTTTATTCAGCTCAAGATTTTCTTTCCACTTCTTGACTTTATCAACTTTCAAATATCAACTCCTTCATAGTTTTCTTAAATTAGAAATATTTCTCAGTCACCTTACAGTCATGGGATCTCAGGCAATGGGCACATTATATAAGTACTACTTCTATTCTCCTGAAAATATTCATGAAGACAAAAAAGATCTAGCTAATCTATTTggatttgtctttttaaattaaatatttttgttctAATAGTTTTGTGGATACAAAATAATATGACAGGACTTGAAGGAAAGTAACACATTTACTCTCATTTGGGGCAACTGAGGATGGATCAGATGAGTTTGCCACCTACCTTGTGTCCTCATACCTGGTGGTAATGGACAGCATGTTGCCTTATCAGTACTGGGGTCTTTTGTTTGATGGTTCCACAGTGCCTCCCTCTGGCCGTGATGAAGTATCACACCCCTCTGCTCTTTTTATTACTGGGAATGTCTAGAAAGCACAAACCTTTAATAATCACAGCTGAGATCTTAAACTGTAGTTAtccttccttcctctttcttcctcttaagCACTTAAAGGTTGCTGGAGATGGCTTGAAGACTATCCCAGCTTTTACAAGGTAAAACTCAGGGTACACACTTTACAGTTCACCACTCATGATCACATTCCCAATAGATGATTGTAATTCCCAAAAGAATCAACAATTAACCTAAAAAAGCGAGTTGTTGGACTGTGAGAGGGAGCCGGAGCACCCTCAGAGAACACAACATGCAAACAGCAGCCAGCAGATTCACATGCacgaccttcttgctgtgaggcaacagtaccAACCACTGCACCACCGTGCTGACCTTAGAGTGCAGTCGTATGGTGGAAAATGTTACTGTGGATGCTTTAGATTATATTACATACAGAAAAAAGtactgatttattattttagtgGGCAAAAGAGTCAAGATTGGACCTAAAGGATGTAAATGGAGAAGCACAGTGCATTTCTACTCAGTCTGAACACTCGACACAGCCTCATTcacacagctgcacacacaTGATTAGGGGAAACTCAACGTTCAGTATCTTCTTTTTTCATCAAAAGACTTTCTCTGTATCtctgctctgtttgtttttgacttGAAACACTAAATAAAAGTTTTACTACACATCTGTCTCTATTGTTTAATCAGCAGCTGTAATACTAAACTGTCCGAAATTTAAAAGTCTACATTTAGTAGATTTAGAGATATTTATTTCACCACTTTTAGTTAATGATACTTTATAAACCTATTCTGCTGTTTAACAAAGACAGTATCATCAtgtttaaagcacttttaaatCTGACAGCAGCACTCAGTTCTCCTGCACATGTGTGATCTTGGAGTGAACTGAAGgttcagatgcatctctcaggtcctgtgtggAGACTTTGCTGGACTTTGTCTGTCTGTTAAAGATGTGATTTTCAGATGCTATTCAGCTGGTGTAGATAGTGGGGGTTTAGGTCTGAAacatcttcttttgtcctccattcATCCAGTTTCATGAGATAACTTTttggtacaaggactggactgaaaacgactgaaaagaAGAAACTTTGAAAGAGTTTTAGAAGCCTGGAGGAAAAGCAGTGCTTGTTTAATCAAATGTAATAATacacattgtttaaatgtcccaaAGTAAAGAGATCTCTCTGTGAACCTTTAATTCATCACCCTCTTGTGGCAGCAGCTGGCTACTGttatttgcacatgtgcattGTGGTTTTTTTATTCCGTTATAATTTAATACAAAACCCTTTAATTAAATTAGTgagttgaagtaatatgtgaaATATTAGTGTTAGGTAAGTCCCAGAGTTCAGTTTATTGGACATTAGCTACATTTAATGAGAAGATATGAGATCCAAATATATGCTTATGTCAACACATGTTCATTTTTATGAAGTTTACTGAACAAATTTGAATCATCACAACAACCAAAATGTTAGCAACACATCATAAgtcattggggggggggggggggggggggggggtgatgtcaTGTGACAACCAGTTTGGCTTCCAGAATCGTGACACTTTTTACACTTTCCAACATGTCtctgaaaaaacacacaagacaAGAAAAAGTACAGCCCAGCTCTTCTCTTCTGGCTCAAGAAGACAACATTCAAGTTCAGAAGATGTGCTTGGAAGAAATGCATGAGGAAAATCTCATGAACAAGCacaacaattcaattcaattcaattttatttatatagcgccaaatcacaacaaaagtcgcctcaaggcgcttcatagatacagagaaaaacccaacaatcatatgaccccctatgagcaagcactttggcgacagtgggaaggaaaaactcccttttaacaggaagaaacctccggcagaaccaggctcagggaggggcggccatctgctgcgaccggttggggtgagagaaggaagacaggataaaagacatgctgtggaagagagacagaggttaataacagatatgagtcaatgcagagaggtctattaatacatagtgagtgagaaaggtgactggaaaggaaaaactcaatgcatcatgggaatcccccggcagactacatctattgcagcataactaagggaggattcagggtcacctggtccagccctaactatatgctttagcaaaaaggaaagttttaagcctaatcttaaaagtagagatagtgtctgtctcctgaatccaaactggaagctggttccacagaagaggggcctgaaaactgaaggctctgcctcccattctacttttaaatactctaggaacaacaagtaggcctgcagagcgagagcgaagcgctctaatagggtgatatggtactacaaggtcattaagataagatggggcctgattatttaagaccttgtatgtgaggagcaggattttgaattcaattctggatttaacaggaagccaatgaagggaagccaaaacaggagaaatatgctctctctttctagtccctgtcaggactcttgctgcagcattttggattagctgaaggcttttcagggagttttttggacatcctgataataatgaattacagtagtccagcctggaagtaataaatgcatgaactagtttttcagcgtcactctgagacagcaCAACAAACAACACCcggcccaggcagagagtttttttttacagttttcctcaaatgttaaaacacaaaagccaatccTGTAACCCAAATGACCAGTAGTCTATACACATTTACTAAATGTAGCCACCATATACCAGTACcataaacacatgtcacatgaagacacaattcacaaaacacaaccctctgtactcataaatctaaacacatttttccttgccaaaacacatgttgcaaaacaactctgctcatattCTCAAatgaaagataagataagataagataagataagccCATGTGATGCAAAATGCTTGCCACAGTCACCAATCTGTGAACACAGGGAACACACCTGGCGTCAGTCACTACACACAACGACTCAAAATTGAAGACACCTGTTGCTAATAATGTGACCCCACCTATGAAAGCATAGTTTGGTGAAGATGCCAAACAATcacaatggatgaaggcattcgAGCGTGCGGAAGGAGAAGAGCTGCAGGCCAAAGAGGAAGAGGGGATGAgatcagaggaggaagaggtgatgagatcagaggaggaagaggtgaaGGCCTAAGAAGAAGAGGAGTTCGGAGTAGAGGAGGAAGACAAGGAGGCCAACAAGAGAGAGGAGAAGGTCCAGGTGGGAGAAGAAGACAACCTCGCACCATCATAACAGATGATATGCGAGCAACAGTAATTGATCATGCCATTGTCCATGGCATGACAATGGCTGAAGCGGGATGAAGAGTACATCCAAACCTGAGTAGGTCCACCGTGGCCACCATTATCAAGGCATTTAGACAACACAACAGGTATAGTACGCTATTGCTTTCTTTGTCACACTACAGTTTTACAGGCCTGTGAAAGTGGTCTGTTACCTTACATGTAGTTTTACATATAAATCAGTCAATTGACaacacatgtttctttctttagagCTGAAAGAATGCCACATAGAGGTGGGAGGGTTGCCATATTCACAGCGGCACAAGAAACCCTCATTGCAGATATGGTCCGTGAGAACAACTGCATTAGACTCCGAGAGATCAGAGACAAAGTCATTGCAGATAATGTAAACTTTGAGAACATTGATGCTGTCAGTGTGTCCACAATAGACCGAGTTCTCCGGCGCCAACAGATGAGGATGAAACAGGTCTACAGGGTTCCCTTTGAGCGCAACTCTGCGCGACACATAGGACAACGTTACGAGTATGTGCAAGTACGTATACATCCATGTCCACAGTACAGTTAGTGGACATACTGTGTTGCTTAGTAGCCTACATTACTTCTGGACAATACTGTGCTACCTGATTGACCGTTCTGAACACCTGTACGCTTTCCCATGTTCACAGAGGATAATGCAGTTGGACGCGATGGCCAGACCCCATGAGTACCTCTTCCTGGATGAGGCTGGCTTCAACCTCCAGAAACGAAGGCGAAGAGGCCGTAACATCATTGGCCAGAGAGCCATCACTGAGGTTCCTGGCCAACGGGGGGgtaatattactctttgtgCAGCTATGGGTACGGAGGGGCTTGTCCACCGGTATGCTGTCCTTGGGTCTTACAACACCCAACGTCTCCTCACCTTCCTAGAGGAGCTAAAAGACATCCTCCTGGACTGTCAACAACACCATCCTAGGCTAGCACATCACATGTATGTGATCATTTGGGACAACGTCCGCTTCCACAAGACACACCAAATCAGAGAGTGGTTCACCACCAACAGTGACCACTTTTTAAACGTCTGTCTGCCACCCTACTCCCCTTTCCTGAACCCTATAGAGGAGTTCTTCTCATCATGGAGATGGAAGGTGTATGACAGACAGCCATACACAAGAGAGAACCTCGTACGGGCAATGGAGCTGGCCTGTGCTGACATCCCAGTGGAGGCCTTCCAGGGATGGATTCGCCATTCCAGGGCGTTTTTCCCGCGGTGCCTAGCAAGGGACAATATagcctgtgatgtggatgaggtgATGTGGCCCAATGCAGCTCGGCGACATGATGCCGCACAGTGACTGTGTGTAATACTGTAAAATGACCGTGTAGACAATAAAAAAGACTTCACACCCTGATCATGTTTCCGAGAGTACTGTTGTGTGCGatagattctgtttttgcattgagttgTGTTACAGTAGTGTACGTACATGCAGGATGTTTTTATAGATTTATAGTCTTCATGTGAAACTCACAAATCTAAATGCCTAATCCTCTGCAGGGTTCTATGACGATCCGTTACTGTACAGTTTATAAAAATATGCATTGGCAGTTATGAACCAAAGAACCTTCtcacaaattgagcattgtgttttcaattgttttgctgtagtgtgtaatgctgtgtatagtgtttacagttttgacagcttcgagctgctctcttggtgtgggagtttgagttttgcagtgggaaggtgtggttgtgtttatgtagctttagagaagggtgttgtgtttggacattgggggacctggtggtaacgtttgtgacatgtgttttagcatttgagaaaaactgtaagcaACGAAAGGAGATTATCTTCCTCAGAGAAGAAATTGAGAGAAAGACTGCTGAAGTAGATAAATTGTTCAGCCAGCTTCTTGAAAAGGAAGATATTCAGAAGGAGAAAGAAATGGAACTCCTAGACGTGCGTGGAAGGAACTTTGAGCTCAAAGCAAAGCTTGATAAAGCAATAGAAAAACTCAAAGAAATCCTCCAGCAGAAGAAAAATGAGAAAGACAAGGACAAAAAGGATCAGGAGCTGCAATtaaagcttgatgaagctctgctaaaaaatacagaaatcctCCAAGAGAAGAAACGGCAGGACATAGAACTCCAAAACTTGGGGATAAAATACAAAGCACTGCTTCAAgagaaaaagcaacaacagaaagaaagcaAGCTTGAAAGCGAGCTGAAAACAAAGCTTGATAAAGCACTGCAAAGAAATGACCTGATTCTTCAAGAAAAAGAACAACTGGAAATAAACCAGAGAGAAATGCGGTGCCAACTCCAAAGCATGGACGAAAAATGCAGAGTCCTTGAAGTAAAACTTGATAAAACTGCAGTGCACAAGCAGAAATATCAAGAGCTGCTTCAAGAGAAAGAACAACAGGACATAAAGCAGAAAGAAGACAAACGTTTACTCCTGGACTTTGAGAGAGAAAACCAAAAGCTGCAAGAACTTTACAAGAAAATGAACTACAAAGCAACTGAGATGGAAGGAGAGaaggagaaactgcaaaaacagtGCTCAGCAATGCAGAGTCAGCTCAATGACATGCTGACAAAAAACACCGAACTCGAGGAACTTTCAAACACCTTGAAGCGCAAAAACACTGAGGTGCAGCTGCTAAAGCAGCAGCTCgagaaaacaaatgaagacCTGCAGTGCAAACTTCAAGAAACCGAGAGGAAAAGTCAGCAGTTAGAAGACACTCACAACAAATTACAAGAGCGTTATACAGAGATGCAGGAGGCAAAGGTAATGCAGGAGGAAACATCTAAAGAGTTGAAAGGAAGGCTTGAAGACAAACAAGCCGAATTAGAAGAAGTGGAGAAAACATGCAGGAGACTTGAGAAGGAGAATACCGAAACAATCGATCAGCTGAGAACCCTGATCCTAGAGAAAAAGGTTCTCGTGGAAAAGCTCctgtaaaagaagaagaaacgctTCCGCTTCTTCTGGAGGAAGGACACTcctgctttttcttctctttctactTTTTCCACTGCTGATGTCACCtcgtcttcctccacctctgttCCATCGTAATTTTGACCTCCCCTCTCCtgccctctccctctctcctgaCACCTTGACACCTCTCCCTCCCCTAGCTCCCTTGAACTCCGAACACCTGTCCCATCTCCCtcccccctctccctctcttttcaccctcaccccccaaccagtcccgacagttgac is part of the Maylandia zebra isolate NMK-2024a linkage group LG3, Mzebra_GT3a, whole genome shotgun sequence genome and encodes:
- the LOC106675313 gene encoding uncharacterized protein LOC106675313 produces the protein MPHRGGRVAIFTAAQETLIADMVRENNCIRLREIRDKVIADNVNFENIDAVSVSTIDRVLRRQQMRMKQVYRVPFERNSARHIGQRYEYVQRIMQLDAMARPHEYLFLDEAGFNLQKRRRRGRNIIGQRAITEVPGQRGGNITLCAAMGTEGLVHRYAVLGSYNTQRLLTFLEELKDILLDCQQHHPRLAHHMYVIIWDNVRFHKTHQIREWFTTNSDHFLNVCLPPYSPFLNPIEEFFSSWRWKVYDRQPYTRENLVRAMELACADIPVEAFQGWIRHSRAFFPRCLARDNIACDVDEVMWPNAARRHDAAQ